The Salvelinus alpinus chromosome 29, SLU_Salpinus.1, whole genome shotgun sequence region tatatttggggcaaatccaatacaacacatcagtgagtaccactctccatattttcaagcatggtggtggctgcatcatgttatgatatgcttgtcatcggcaaggactaggaagttttttggggggataaaaagaaaaagctaaacacaggcaaaatcctagattaAAAAATGGTTCAGTCcgttttccaacagacactaggagacaaattaccctttcagcaggacaataacctaaaacacaaggccaaatatacactggagttacttaccaagatgacattgaatgttcctgagtggcctagttacagttttgacttaaattggcctgaaaatctatggcaagacttgaaaatgactgtctagcaatgatcaacatgacagagcttgaagaattttctaaagaataatgtgcaaaaattgtacaatccaggtgtgcaaagctcttagagactaacccagaaagacgcacatctgttatcgctgccaaaggtgattctaaaatgtattgacacagggggttgaatacttatctaatgaagatatattaatgttttattttccataaagtatttttattttatttgatcatttctttgtctttgacagagtattttgtgtagaccattgacaaaaaattacaattgCATACATTTGTATCCCACATAGTATTAcaacaaaatgtataaaaagtcAAGATGTGTGAAAACTTCCTaaagcactgtatatacagaAAATAGTTTTACCATTTTTAGGTTTACCTGATATGCTCTCCTCTCCACTGGGTGTTTCCAGGGACTCCCATCTCTTGGGAGCAGTTTCCAGAAGGGAGAGGTCATCTGCCCTCAGTGTCAGCAGCAAGTTCTTTCTTCTCAGAAACCTGTACATGTAGATGAGGAAAACTATCTTTCTCACACAAATCAACAATAGGACAACCTTTTCCAAATGGTAGATTTCCAAATGTATAATGCCACACACTGAATTGATGCGTTTCAGCCCCAAGCCTTCCTCAGCAGTATGCAGTCGAGTCATGCCCACAATAGATCACTCACAATGAAAATGTATTACACAgccctagtactggtacagtaaTACAGTGACACGGAAAGGATACTGTTGACGATAGTAACGCTCTGCATCCTGAAGCCACTCCAACATGTCAGCGATGGATGGAGCGACTGCAGATCTCTGGGTGCATGTAGCTAGGTCAAGGCTGTCTATATTCTGCTCATACAACTGGAACGCACCAGACACCTGATTACTGATAGCATCTCGCACAGACTGAAGTGAACACCTGTAAGAAATAAGAGGGTAATTTGTGGTTTCAAAAATGTGTTCAAGCTTTCTCTGCATTATTTTCAAGAGTTTATGGAGTGAGCTACCATTTATCTTACATTTTGTCAGTGAGTTTTCCCAAAACTATGTCCACTGCCTGTATGAGCTTGAAGTGAAGACGCTGGTGCAGATCAGGAAAGGTGTGAAGAGGGGTATTGGCGATTTGGACCTTTTGAAACGCCCTCAACTGCTCTTCGAGGTTTCCAAGTGAAACCATTAAAGGCTTGCATTCAGCCAAAACTGAATTCCATACTTTCTGATTGTTCTCCAAGatttgaaaacatttttttaatgtttggTAAACCGAAAATAACACAGGCTTCGACATTTGGCTAGCTAGTTATGTTAACACACCTTACAACTCAGAACAGAACAGCGAAAGCCATGTGGCTGGTTAAAAAAGACAACGAAATGATTTGCTGGAATAAAGATGATACAAAgcgaaataaataaaacattcaaCTTAATCTAAAAACGGACGATTCCCTTCAAAAATGACTGTCACTTAAGTTTTCCAGTCAACATTTTACCTCCTCGCGTTATTTTATTACATTTCCGGTCAAGTGATCTAAACATGGAGGTTCTTCGAAATGATAGGCTAAAAATGGTTCCAAAATGACGTCAAGTAAAAGAGTATTCTTATTGGCTGGTCTCCGGCACATTCTGTGTCTGcgtgtacattttttaaattcgCCAGCTGGAAAGAGAGGGAGCAGCAGGATTACGTTTCTAATTTGGAAATAAAGAAAAAAACGTCACCGGGTAATTCATAATGAAATGAAATATAATGTCAAATAGCTAACCTCAATGTTTAGAATACCATTCCATTTTATGTATTTCAAATCTGAAGTGAAACAGAGACTTTTGAAACGGAGCAGTTTCTATCTGGCTAAataatgtaacgttagctagctcatgATGCCTGAATAGTTAACGTAACTAACAACATTTCGTGAAAagggctagctaacattagttacCACTAGAAACATTTTAGTTGCTTGACTAGCCCAAGCACCAATTTAGTTTTGGTACCAATGTACAGAGTCACAATGGGACGACCAAAGAGGACGACCAAACAATGTAAAAACCCCAAGTTGGACAAATTGGAGGCTTTTCTCGAAGATTTCGACAGTGAGGGTATGGACCAATGACACAGAGCATGTATATGCAAATTGGCTGTTAGCCATTATGTGAATGTTAACGTGGGGTTGGAGAAGTTATACTAAAGTTCTATTTTCAGTGAAAACTGTAGTTGAAAGGCTGAAGGAGAGGACGAACAGCCTCCTGAAAGATGCAGACAACTTCTTCAACATGGCTGTGATCAAGCTGCCAAAAGCAGTGAGACAGATGAACTGGCTTGAGCATTGTGGTAAGTTAGGTGAAGACAAATGCACCTGATGACAACCACATGGGAAAGGTTGGTTAGATACTTTTTTGTGtgtcgcacacacacaaacacacagtgaagtcggaagtttacatacaccttagccaaatatatttaaactcagtttttcacaattcctgacatttaatccaaataaaagtccctgttttaggtcagttaggatcaccactttattttaagaatgtgaaatgttagaataatagtagagagaatgaatcatttaatattttatttctttcatcacattcccagtgggtcagaagtttacatgcactcaattagcatttggtagcattgcctttaaattgtttagcctgggtcaaatgttttgggtagccttccacaagcttcccacaatacgttgggtgaattttggcccattcctcctgacagagctggtgtaattgagtcaggtttgtaggcctccttgctcacacacgctttttcagttctgcccagatattttttataggattgaggtcagggctttgtgatggccactccaatacattgactttgttgtccttaagccattttgccacaactttggaagtatgcttggggtcattgtccacttggaagacccatttgcgacctagctttaacttcctgactgatgtcttgagatgttgcttcaatatatccacataattttgatgcctcatgatgccatctattttgtgaagtgcaccagtccctcctccagcaaagcacccccacaacatgatgctgccgccacccccgtgcttaatggttgggatggtgttcttcggcttgcaagcctcccccctttttcctccaaacataacaatggttattatggccaaacagtaaacattttgtttcatcagaccagaggacatttctccaaaaagtacaatctttgtcccatgtgcagttgcaaaccgtagtgtggctttttttatggcggttttggagcagtggcttcttccttgctgagcggcctttcaggttatgtcgatataggactcgttttactgtggatatagatacttttgtacccgtttcctccagcatcttcacaaggtcctttgctgttctgggattgatttgcacttttcgcactgaagtacgttcatctctaggagacagagcgcgtctccttcctgagcggtgtgacggctgcgtgatctcatggtgtttatacttgcgtactattgtttatacagatgaacgtagtaccttcaggcatttggaaattgctcccaaggatgaaccagacttgtggaggtctacaatttgttttctgaggtcttagctgatttttgttgattttcccatgatgtcaagcaaagaggcactgggtttgaaggtaggccttgaaatacatccacaggtaaacctccaattgactcaaattatgtcaattagcctatcagaagcttctagagccatgtcataattttctggaattttccaagctgtttaaaggcacagtcaacttagtgtatgtaaactgctgacccactggaattgtgatacagtgaattataagtgaaataatctgtctgtaaacaattgttggaagaattacttgtcatgcacaaagtatatggcctaaccgacttgctaaaactatagtttgttaacaatacatttgtggagtggttgaaaaatgagttttaatgactccaacctcaatgtatgtaaacttccgacttcaactatatatgtgtgtgtatatatatatatatatatatatatatacacacacacacacacacacacacacacacacacacacacacacacacacacacacacacacacacacacacagagttgcgCGAGCAAACCACACAAAATAAGTACACTTGGCTTGACACTCAGAAAAGggctacttcttaatttctcaaaggaaaaacatcaaccaatttctaaagactgacatctagtggaagccataggaactgcaacctgGTGCCTCATAAATCTAGTCCTCCATAGAAAACCAATTGAAAACACAGTGATCTCAAAAAAACAATTCCtgtatggtttgtcctcggggtttcgcctgccaaataagttctgttatactcacagacatgatttgaacagttttagaaacttcagagtgttttctctctaaatctaccaattatatgcatctCCTAGGTTCTGGGCCTTAGAAACAGGCAGTTTAATttaggcacgcttttcatccaaaattccgaatgctgccccctaccctagtgaagttaatcctatagaaaagttgtgggcggaactgaaaaagcgtgtgcaaggaaggaggcctacaaacctgactcagttacaccagctctgtcaggaggagtgggccaaattcacccaacttattgtgggaagcttgtggtaggctacccaaaacgtttgacccatttacaacagtttaaaggcaatactaccaaatattaattgagtgtatgtgaacgtctgacccacttggaatgtgatgaaagaaataatacctgaaagaaataattctctctactattattctgacttttcacatttcttaaaataaagtgaaatcgagcacatagccatgcaatctccattgacaaacattggcagaagaatggccttaccgaagagctcagtgactttcaacgtggcagcgtcataggatgcaacctttccaacaagtcagtttgtcaaaattCTACCCTGGTAaagctgcccaggtcaactgtaagtgttgttattgtgaagttaacgtctaggagcaacaacagctcagctgcgCAGTGGTCGGCCACACAACCTCACAGAACAGGCtcgctgaagcgcgtaaaaattgtctgtcctcggttgcaaaactcactaccgagtttcaaactgcctctggacgcAACGTCCGCACAAAAActtgtttgtcgggagcttcatggaatgggtttccatggccgagcagccgcacataagcctaagatcaccatgcacaatgccaagcgttacctggagtggtgtaaagctcgtagCCATTTaactctggagtagtggaaacgcgttttctggagtgacgaatcacgcttcagaatctggcagtccgatggacaaatctgggtttggcggatgccaggagaatgctacctgcctgaatgcatagtgccaactgtaaagtttggtggaggaatattggtctggggctgtttttaatggTTTGGGCTAGGTCCCTTCGTTcctgtgaagggaaatcttaacgctacagcatacaatgacattctagatgattctgtccttccaactttgtggcaacagtttgggaaggcgcttttctgtttcagcatgacaatgcccctgtatACAAAGCGAGgtgcatacagaaatggtttcttGAGACCGGTGTGGAagatcttgactggcctgcacagagccctgacctcaaccacatcaaaCACTTTTGGGATAAAATGTTGGGCCTAATCgcctgacctcactaattctcgtggctgaatggaagcaagttcccgcagcaatgttccaacatctagtggaaagccttcccagaaatgGGGCGacgaactccatattaatgcccatgattctggaatgagatgttcgagtatgtgtccacatacttttggtcatgtagcgtaTGTTGTTTTATCTGACAAACGTACACGTCTCCTTTATTCCCTCAGGGTCAGAGAAACCAAAGTCACCAGTGGATGATGCCACGGTGAgttttctacactgaacaaaaatataaacttaacaattgaagattttactgagttacagttcatataaggaaatcagtcaattgaaataaattcattaggccttaatcaatggagttcacatgactgggaatacagatatgcatctgttggtcacagatacctttttttaAAAAAAGGTGGGTGTAAGAATATTTAGAAAATAATACACAACGCAGAATACTaaccagaggtgtggactcgagtcacatgacttggactcgagtcacaaatatgatgacctgcaactcgactttgactttaacaccaatgactcttgacttaacttggacttgagccttatgactcgacctgacttcataccctccccaagcccaaatgtaaaaaataatgctATTATAAAacgtgtgcagcgcatcaactcttcatttaacggattacagtttgaatcggacagcagccaatcaaattgtgcaagctgagaaaaagttgtgcgtggccgtgcagaggaacgtcggcgggtgcattcagatggatcccttGGAAAGGTGATACCctatattattatttttggatataaagacgacggtgtatcaacaaaaaaattgattgcaacttgcaaaacatgcgggaagaaaattacagacagGGGCacaacaatttccaactttgttctGACCCGTTAATCATTAattccctattacagaaaaaacactatttccattgataCCGTTAgtaccagaggtgggaccaagtcattgttttacaagtaagtctcaagtcttagcactcaagtcccaagtcaagacagacaagtctcaagtcctaaactttaagtttcgagtcctaaacaagtcaatgtgctcttcaccaaatgtattaccatttcatatttttaacaagagtaatagttagtatattacatttacacaaatcatgaatgcttttaaaaataccTATATAGTTATTAATTtccaaataaatgttatatttccatagaaatacatgggtagccatgagaaagaccccccccccccccccccaatagtgattgactatcgaggatcgcaatcgcccaaccttaacacacacacactttctctctgtgtggttacagtaggttaacgtatgtcaatggttttaggaacagcagtaacatcaggcaggatttaggctaccaactgcctagccagttgtagctcaatcttgggtgcaatgatcacgttcctacactgactgactgtgtggaggctcattgatttaacgttacgttagccGAGACATGGGAGGAATTTGTCTAGGCATTGAGCCTGAaacaggatacttgttatttggtcattggcccagttttattgcaaggaattctaattggtcaaccacaggctagggttgggttataaaactacatcctgtccctttgttctgtggagcgaatcactgaggacaggggagaatgaacaTCTACTTCTCAGCATAACATCTATAATTTGTCCtttttgaataaacctatttttctccccctgatttgcattggggtctgtgttattgaagagtaacatcaactgctaacacttGGTGCCGTCACCCGGATGAATGAAACTCATCAACTGTGTGTTGATCCAGGGAAAAGAGAGGGCTGAGCACAAACCACCACGGGAGTCAACTCTTAATCTCCTGATTGACTGCTAAcaagggcgtggatcagaaaaccagtcagtatctagtgtgaccaccatttacctcatgcagcaAGATGTCTCCTTTGCGTATAGTTAATCAAGCTGTtgactgtggaatgttgtcttacacctcttcaatggctgtgcgaagttaatgaatattgtcgggaactggaacacgctgtcatacacattgatccagagcatcccaaacatgctcaatgcgtgacatgtctgagtatgcaggccatggaagaattgggaTGACAATGGGCCCCAGGATCTCGTcatatctctgcattcaaattgccattgataaaatgcaattgtgtttgttgtctgtagcttacacctgcccataccataaccccaccgatGCCATGAGGCActttgttcacaacattgacataagCCATtttcccggtacagttgaaaacgGGATTCATCcgtaaagagcacacttctccagcgtgccagtggccatcgaaggtgagcatttgcacacTGAAGTTGTTTATgttgccgaactgcagtcaggtcaagaccctggtgaggacgacgagcacgcagatgagcttccctgagactgtttctgacagttttgCAAAATATCTTTGGTTGTGTAAACCCACAGTTTaatccgcaggtgaagaagccggatgtggaggtcggTTGGACGTATTGCTAAATTATTTAAAAccatgttggaggcggcttatggtagagaaatgaacattaaattctgtcaacagctctggtggacattcctgcagtcagcatgccaattgcacgcttcctcaaCTTAAGACATTTGTACACAACTGCACGTtttagtggctttttattgtccccagcacaaggtgcacctgtgtaatgatcctgctggttaatcagcttcttgatatgccatacctatcaggtggatggattatcttggcaagtagaaatgctcactaacagatgtAAACATTCGTGTACAAAATTCGAGAAgccttttgtgcgtatggaaaatgtattttatttcagctcatgaaacatgggtaaaactttacatgttttatatttttgttcagtataaattaaAATGGAATATTTCATAAACTAGTCTGGCCATGGTTTTGACACAACATCAAGTGCCACCCACACACAGTCTCTGTTCACTCTATTTGTCTACTTCCAGAAAGTAGAGGAGGCTGCACAAGTCGAGAGCATCATGGCTGAAGTCCATACTATTCCCCCCAAGACTGCTAAAAAAGGTAATTTTCTCTCTTTGCTATACTGCATACCAGTTATGTGTCTGTGAATCCTTAGAATCCCACTggatggcctcccgagtggcgcagcggtcaaaggcactgcatctcagtgctagaggcgtcgctacagaccctggttcgatcccgggctgtatcacaaccggccgtgattgggagtcccatagggcggcgcaacaattggcccagtgtcgtccgggttaggggagggtttgaccgggtagaccgtcattgtaaaataataatttcttaactgactttccgaggtaaataaaggttaaataaaaaaaattgcagtgcttgaggtgtcactacagacccgagttcgatcccaggctgtatcacaaccggctgtgaccgggagtcccatagggcggcgcacaattggcccagtgtcgcccAGGTTAGGTCGTCAGTTAAACagtgtttcttccgacacattggtgcggctggctttcggGTTAAGTGGGCAGGTGTTATGAAGCGCGGTTAGGTGGGTCATGTTtgggaggacgcatgactcgaccttcgccttggggagaaaaagggggtaaaatgcaACAGAAAGGGATCCCACTGGATGTTAAACTTACTCTGCTCCCCTCTGCAGCAACGTCGAAAAGCGGTGAAGCCAGGACAAGTTCAGAGGATGAGGAGAACACTATTATGGCCAGAGGGAAGAAGGTTAGTGCTGTATTCATTGGCAAGGTTAGGGAGACTTATTGTGTGTTTAGTTTCAGAAGACTCAATGTAGTCCTCAAAAGCCTCCTTTCTTTTggcttttacatttttattccaaATTATAGCAATAGCCCATATCATTATTAGTACCACACCATGTTTAACTCAAACTTGCAGTGTTGCCTCATGGTCCATTTCTCAGGGTAAATCAACTAGGAAACCTCTGTCAAAGAGGGCCAAAGCACTGTCAGTCAGCAAGCAGAACACCTCCATCAACAAGTAAGACCCTTTCCTCAGCCGAAATCTGCTAATATTTTTgcatgtgttggtgtgtgtttttaCGGATGTACGCAAATAACTTTCTGATATTAATTTGCCACTTGTGTTCAGGACCAGTAGGAAGGCCCCCAAAGCAACATTGGGTACCACTGTGCTAGTGGACACTGCTTCACTTGTTGTCATATACCCCAGGCTTCCCAAGACCCCAGTGACGAGGATACCCCGCCACAAGGAGAGGGTGTACAGCATCTCGGCCAACGGCTCCCCCATCTCAGAAGTCGGTAATGATATCGTCATCAATGTC contains the following coding sequences:
- the airim gene encoding AFG2-interacting ribosome maturation factor isoform X2, with the protein product MSKPVLFSVYQTLKKCFQILENNQKVWNSVLAECKPLMVSLGNLEEQLRAFQKVQIANTPLHTFPDLHQRLHFKLIQAVDIVLGKLTDKMCSLQSVRDAISNQVSGAFQLYEQNIDSLDLATCTQRSAVAPSIADMLEWLQDAERYYRQQFLRRKNLLLTLRADDLSLLETAPKRWESLETPSGEESISESPLAAITDVRLSGYTV
- the airim gene encoding AFG2-interacting ribosome maturation factor isoform X1, which gives rise to MSKPVLFSVYQTLKKCFQILENNQKVWNSVLAECKPLMVSLGNLEEQLRAFQKVQIANTPLHTFPDLHQRLHFKLIQAVDIVLGKLTDKMCSLQSVRDAISNQVSGAFQLYEQNIDSLDLATCTQRSAVAPSIADMLEWLQDAERYYRQQFLRRKNLLLTLRADDLSLLETAPKRWESLETPSGEESISGKPKNDTLFKVSFFIESQ
- the airim gene encoding AFG2-interacting ribosome maturation factor isoform X3, with the protein product MSKPVLFSVYQTLKKCFQILENNQKVWNSVLAECKPLMVSLGNLEEQLRAFQKVQIANTPLHTFPDLHQRLHFKLIQAVDIVLGKLTDKMCSLQSVRDAISNQVSGAFQLYEQNIDSLDLATCTQRSAVAPSIADMLEWLQDAERYYRQQFLRRKNLLLTLRADDLSLLETAPKRWESLETPSGEESISDTLFKVSFFIESQ
- the LOC139559046 gene encoding borealin-like isoform X4, whose product is MYRVTMGRPKRTTKQCKNPKLDKLEAFLEDFDSEVKTVVERLKERTNSLLKDADNFFNMAVIKLPKAVRQMNWLEHCGSEKPKSPVDDATKVEEAAQVESIMAEVHTIPPKTAKKATSKSGEARTSSEDEENTIMARGKKGKSTRKPLSKRAKALSVSKQNTSINKTSRKAPKATLGTTVLVDTASLVVIYPRLPKTPVTRIPRHKERVYSISANGSPISEVEHSAAGQSDGQCGPGTAG
- the LOC139559046 gene encoding borealin-like isoform X3, whose product is MYRVTMGRPKRTTKQCKNPKLDKLEAFLEDFDSEVKTVVERLKERTNSLLKDADNFFNMAVIKLPKAVRQMNWLEHCGSEKPKSPVDDATKVEEAAQVESIMAEVHTIPPKTAKKATSKSGEARTSSEDEENTIMARGKKGKSTRKPLSKRAKALSVSKQNTSINKLPKTPVTRIPRHKERVYSISANGSPISEVGNDIVINVPVGNGASIQLLASQMDSVDLGQLDETAIRSIRLLQNRLTTLCGTSE
- the LOC139559046 gene encoding borealin-like isoform X1, which gives rise to MYRVTMGRPKRTTKQCKNPKLDKLEAFLEDFDSEVKTVVERLKERTNSLLKDADNFFNMAVIKLPKAVRQMNWLEHCGSEKPKSPVDDATKVEEAAQVESIMAEVHTIPPKTAKKATSKSGEARTSSEDEENTIMARGKKGKSTRKPLSKRAKALSVSKQNTSINKTSRKAPKATLGTTVLVDTASLVVIYPRLPKTPVTRIPRHKERVYSISANGSPISEVGNDIVINVPVGNGASIQLLASQMDSVDLGQLDETAIRSIRLLQNRLTTLCGTSE
- the LOC139559046 gene encoding borealin-like isoform X2, coding for MGRPKRTTKQCKNPKLDKLEAFLEDFDSEVKTVVERLKERTNSLLKDADNFFNMAVIKLPKAVRQMNWLEHCGSEKPKSPVDDATKVEEAAQVESIMAEVHTIPPKTAKKATSKSGEARTSSEDEENTIMARGKKGKSTRKPLSKRAKALSVSKQNTSINKTSRKAPKATLGTTVLVDTASLVVIYPRLPKTPVTRIPRHKERVYSISANGSPISEVGNDIVINVPVGNGASIQLLASQMDSVDLGQLDETAIRSIRLLQNRLTTLCGTSE